Proteins from a single region of Carassius gibelio isolate Cgi1373 ecotype wild population from Czech Republic chromosome B15, carGib1.2-hapl.c, whole genome shotgun sequence:
- the ywhae1 gene encoding tyrosine 3-monooxygenase/tryptophan 5-monooxygenase activation protein, epsilon polypeptide 1 isoform X1 encodes MGDREDLVYQAKLAEQAERYDEMVDSMKKVAGMDVELTVEERNLLSVAYKNVIGARRASWRIISSIEQKEENKGGEDKLKMIREYRQTVENELKSICNDILDVLDKHLIPAANSGESKVFYYKMKGDYHRYLAEFATGNDRKEAAENSLVAYKAASDIAMTDLQPTHPIRLGLALNFSVFYYEILNSPDRACRLAKAAFDDAIAELDTLSEESYKDSTLIMQLLRDNLTLWTSDMQGDGEEQNKEALQDVEDENQ; translated from the exons ATGGGTGACCGGGAGGATTTGGTGTACCAAGCCAAACTCGCCGAGCAGGCGGAGAGATACGATG AAATGGTCGACTCCATGAAGAAGGTGGCTGGGATGGATGTTGAGCTAACAGTTGAAGAGAGAAACCTGCTCTCGGTGGCCTACAAGAACGTTATTGGGGCAAGAAGAGCATCCTGGAGGATAATCAGTAGTATTGAGCAGAAAGAGGAGAATAAGGGTGGAGAGGACAAATTGAAAATGATTCGGGAATATAGACAAACA GTTGAGAATGAATTGAAATCAATCTGCAATGACATCCTCGATGTGTTGGACAAGCACCTAATCCCAGCTGCAAATTCAGGAGAGTCCAAGGTCTTCTACTACAAAAT GAAGGGTGATTACCACAGGTATCTCGCTGAGTTTGCCACAGGAAACGACAGGAAGGAGGCTGCAGAAAACAGTTTGGTTGCATACAAAGCTGCTAGTGATATTGCAATGACAGACCTTCAGCCTACACACCCCATTCGCTTGGGTCTGGCTCTTAATTTCTCCGTATTCTACTATGAAATCCTCAACTCTCCCGACCGTGCATGCAG GTTGGCAAAGGCGGCATTTGACGATGCTATTGCTGAACTGGACACATTGAGTGAAGAAAGCTACAAGGACTCGACACTCATCATGCAATTGTTACGTGATAACCTGACACTATGGACTTCAGATATGCAGGGAGACG GTGAGGAACAGAATAAAGAGGCGCTGCAAGATGTGGAGGATGAAAACCAATGA
- the ywhae1 gene encoding tyrosine 3-monooxygenase/tryptophan 5-monooxygenase activation protein, epsilon polypeptide 1 isoform X2 has protein sequence MGDREDLVYQAKLAEQAERYDEMVDSMKKVAGMDVELTVEERNLLSVAYKNVIGARRASWRIISSIEQKEENKGGEDKLKMIREYRQTVENELKSICNDILDVLDKHLIPAANSGESKVFYYKMKGDYHRYLAEFATGNDRKEAAENSLVAYKAASDIAMTDLQPTHPIRLGLALNFSVFYYEILNSPDRACRLAKAAFDDAIAELDTLSEESYKDSTLIMQLLRDNLTLWTSDMQGDDS, from the exons ATGGGTGACCGGGAGGATTTGGTGTACCAAGCCAAACTCGCCGAGCAGGCGGAGAGATACGATG AAATGGTCGACTCCATGAAGAAGGTGGCTGGGATGGATGTTGAGCTAACAGTTGAAGAGAGAAACCTGCTCTCGGTGGCCTACAAGAACGTTATTGGGGCAAGAAGAGCATCCTGGAGGATAATCAGTAGTATTGAGCAGAAAGAGGAGAATAAGGGTGGAGAGGACAAATTGAAAATGATTCGGGAATATAGACAAACA GTTGAGAATGAATTGAAATCAATCTGCAATGACATCCTCGATGTGTTGGACAAGCACCTAATCCCAGCTGCAAATTCAGGAGAGTCCAAGGTCTTCTACTACAAAAT GAAGGGTGATTACCACAGGTATCTCGCTGAGTTTGCCACAGGAAACGACAGGAAGGAGGCTGCAGAAAACAGTTTGGTTGCATACAAAGCTGCTAGTGATATTGCAATGACAGACCTTCAGCCTACACACCCCATTCGCTTGGGTCTGGCTCTTAATTTCTCCGTATTCTACTATGAAATCCTCAACTCTCCCGACCGTGCATGCAG GTTGGCAAAGGCGGCATTTGACGATGCTATTGCTGAACTGGACACATTGAGTGAAGAAAGCTACAAGGACTCGACACTCATCATGCAATTGTTACGTGATAACCTGACACTATGGACTTCAGATATGCAGGGAGACG ATTCCTAA
- the crk gene encoding adapter molecule crk — MAGNFDSEDRGSWYWGRLSRQEAVSLLQGQRHGVFLVRDSITIPGDYVLSVSENSKVSHYIINSISSNRQSGPGLAPPRFRIGDQEFDALPALLEFYKIHYLDTTTLIEPISKAKHSSFISVNAGTGGAPQRLEEEFVRALFDFPGNDDEDLPFRKGDILRVLEKPEEQWWNAQNSEGRVGMIPVPYVEKYRPASPTSGGPGGSDRGSGAHGNSDGHGSQSQPLLGEPGQYAQPTSLPNLQNGPVYARAIQKRVPNAYDKTALALEVGDMVKVTKINVNGQWEGECKGKHGHFPFTHVRLLDQHNPEDELS; from the exons ATGGCCGGAAATTTTGATTCGGAGGACCGAGGGAGCTGGTATTGGGGGAGATTAAGCCGGCAAGAGGCGGTTTCGCTGCTCCAAGGGCAGAGGCATGGAGTGTTCCTTGTGCGGGACTCGATCACTATTCCCGGGGACTACGTGCTGTCTGTGTCGGAGAACTCCAAAGTCTCTCATTACATAataaacagcatcagcagcaatCGCCAGTCCGGGCCAG GACTCGCTCCTCCTCGGTTCCGTATTGGAGATCAGGAATTCGATGCCTTACCTGCGCTCTTGGAGTTCTATAAGATCCACTACCTGGATACCACCACTCTCATTGAGCCCATCAGCAAAGCCAAGCACTCGTCCTTCATCAGCGTCAATGCAGGAACAGGAGGAGCTCCTCAGAGGCTGGAAGAGGAGTTCGTCCGAGCTCTCTTTGACTTCCCCGGCAATGACGACGAGGACCTTCCATTTCGAAAGGGAGATATTCTGAGAGTTCTGGAGAAGCCGGAGGAGCAGTGGTGGAACGCACAGAATTCAGAAGGCCGTGTCGGCATGATTCCAGTGCCCTATGTGGAGAAGTACCGGCCGGCCTCACCAACATCAGGGGGCCCAGGAGGGTCTGATAGAGGATCGGGAGCTCATGGCAACTCTGACGGCCACGGTTCTCAGTCTCAACCTCTGCTTGGCGAGCCGGGTCAATATGCCCAGCCGACATCCTTACCCAATCTACAGAATGGTCCGGTTTATGCCAGGGCAATTCAGAAGAGAGTTCCCAATGCCTATGACAAGACTGCTCTTGCTTTGGAG GTTGGCGACATGGTGAAGGTGACCAAGATCAATGTAAACGGTCAGTGGGAGGGTGAGTGCAAGGGAAAGCATGGCCATTTTCCCTTTACCCACGTCCGCTTGCTGGACCAGCACAATCCAGAGGACGAACTGAGCTGA
- the lrrc75a gene encoding leucine-rich repeat-containing protein 75A, translating into MGAKQTKATGQEAGASPQSTGWKRTPTKERGDILTSIMLRSGDKLRSGGTPPPYQRRIGMIQEMMLMAKQGKHDEATEMLKTLRQDLGMESTSLDDVLYRYASFRNLVDPITHDLIISLAKYIHCPKTEGDALGAMEKVCRQLTYHLSPHTQWRRQGLLKRKPQACLKSVLSSPPSSGTLDLSGIPLGVKDMERLCAYLHHHASRIGSLELGFTELTDDAFLLLLPTLTSLPRLETMALNGNRLTRAVLKELTDILKDPDSFPSVTWIDLGNNVDIFSLPQPFLLSLRKRCPKQGNLPTILEFGESQASEPEGRVDEDEADDINRTESMGELRSEVEEAIDGEMEIEDMMEELLDFDREVQGKEDEDDSMWTLEEQRLVKDPVAKRSKEKRPSKAEGEEDLQSESSHLSCSSQSQHSSGAIEPLRQDSVPDQLACHSNNPT; encoded by the exons ATGGGAGCGAAGCAAACGAAGGCCACGGGACAGGAGGCAGGAGCGAGTCCTCAGAGCACAGGATGGAAACGGACCCCGACGAAAGAGCGAGGAGACATCCTTACTTCCATCATGTTGAGGTCAGGAGACAAACTGAGGAGCGGCGGGACTCCTCCACCCTACCAGCGGCGCATCGGGATGATACAAGAGATGATGCTGATGGCAAAGCAGGGGAAACACGACGAGGCGACAGAGATGCTGAAGACTCTCCGGCAG GATCTGGGAATGGAGTCAACCTCTCTGGACGATGTTCTCTACCGCTATGCCAGTTTCCGTAACCTGGTGGATCCCATTACCCATGACCTCATTATCAGCCTGGCCAAATATATTCACTGCCCAAAGACG GAGGGAGATGCTTTGGGTGCCATGGAGAAGGTGTGCCGTCAGCTGACCTATCACCTGAGCCCACACACCCAGTGGAGACGGCAGGGGCTGCTGAAGAGGAAGCCACAGGCCTG tcTGAAGTCAGTTCTTTCAAGCCCTCCCTCCAGTGGGACGTTAGATCTGTCTGGCATCCCTCTTGGAGTGAAAGACATGGAGCGTCTCTGTGCCTACCTGCATCACCACGCGTCCCGCATCGGCAGCCTTGAGCTGGGCTTCACCGAGCTCACAGACGATGCCTTCCTTCTGCTCCTCCCTACGCTGACGTCTCTTCCCCGCCTTGAGACTATGGCCCTCAATGGCAACAGGCTGACCCGTGCCGTGCTCAAAGAGCTCACAGACATACTGAAAGACCCAGACAGCTTCCCCAGCGTCACCTGGATCGACCTGGGGAACAATGTGGACATTTTCTCCCTCCCTCAACCATTTCTGTTGAGCCTGCGCAAGCGCTGCCCCAAACAGGGCAACCTTCCCACCATCCTTGAGTTCGGCGAGAGTCAGGCTAGCGAGCCGGAGGGCCGAGTGGATGAGGACGAAGCAGATGATATAAACAGGACTGAGAGTATGGGAGAACTCAGATCTGAGGTAGAAGAAGCGATTGATGGTGAGATGGAGATCGAGGACATGATGGAGGAGTTGCTTGACTTTGACAGGGAGGTGCAAGGCAAGGAGGATGAAGACGACAGTATGTGGACCTTGGAGGAGCAGCGGCTGGTAAAAGATCCAGTTGCAAAGCGGAGCAAAGAGAAAAGGCCATCCAAAGCAGAGGGCGAAGAGGACTTACAAAGCGAGTCTTCCCATCTGTCCTGCTCCAGCCAGTCACAGCACTCTTCTGGAGCCATCGAGCCTCTAAGACAAGATTCTGTCCCAGACCAATTAGCGTGTCATTCGAACAACCCTACCTGA